TAATTATCCACCTGGGCACCCTTAAGGTTCATGTTACCTACCTAAATATTTCCTCATATTCCTGCATAGAGATTCTCTCGCTGGAGAACAAGCTACTATAGATTATGCACTTAAAAGTTTCAAGGCGTGTGCTTACACCAGGGATTTGTTCCTTGCACCAAGGGACCATCCTGACAACTCAAACTGCACCAATCCCCTTTTGTCATATGGTATCTAATTATGAAGCACCTTTTTCTAGTATCATGCTCGTAAAGTCGTACCCCAAAGCATTACTCCATCAAAAatcataataatatatatagcaAAAATCTTAAAGTTGAAAACCattcatcaaaatataaaacaaaataaaggaATCATTGATAATGATGAGATGACTTTGGACAAAACAGCACTCAAATgcaaatgttaaaaaaaaaaaaaatgctgaacCATGCAACTTAGAAAATATCATCGATGGAATGTAGAGTCAGATCATCCCCGTGTACCCAACTTAAATCGAGACAAACATAATCATCTTAAGATTATCTGCTCGACATGATAATAAAATAGACCCACATATGAATCATTTAATTACTTATTCTTGCTTCAGGTGAGCCAACATTTTTATTACTCTTATCTTCTTCTTAAGCAGCTTTATTTTTCACAACCAATCATTCATTTCAGTAAAATAATAAGTAAATTGTTTGTTGGGTGAAAAAGGAATATGGAGGGAAATGCAAAGGAACAAGCTCTAGTAAAGAGGATGAGGATTTAATTATTAGAAGGAAATAGCTTTAGTACAAAGAAATACTTTTATTAGAGATGTGCAGGATGCATATTTTATTAGACTCTTAATGGATTGACATGAGGCTCAGTCCCTACTACTTGTGGATATGATGGAGAACTCTAGATTCCCTCCACCAATTTCAGCATTACAACATTCTCCAGATATCTGTATAAAACTTCAAACATGAAAGATCACACAAAAAAGTAACACACCTACGTGGCAACTAAACTGACACCCAAGCTGCCTCCATTTCTTCTAATGGAGAGGAACATTAAAACAAATAAAGAGCACCTTCCTTCTCACCATATTTCTTTTTCCTATGATATGTTGCACCGTACCAAACCAAACGGTACCAGATGTACCAtcccgtaccggttcggtactggtACCGGTGGCGTATCGTGTACCATAACGTACCGACattatgctagtgtggcaccagtacgaggtccgataccggtacggcgaaccttgtttTTTCTCCACCTCATCGGCCATAGCTCCCACACCTTTCCACCTTCAACTGTCTCCCCTCCTCCCCACTCGACAATGTTCTCCACTAGATTATTGCCCACTTCCTGCACTCCAAGGATGATGAGGTCATTCTCATTCAAACAAGGTGAGTCTCCAATTGAACCTCGCATGACAAACTCAGCTTcaaatacaaaatcaaattgaGAGTCTTAATTCGAGTCTTAACATAGATCGATCACAAGAGAAAAAGTACATTGAATAAGATTTGATCTGTTGGAAGCAGATATCTTATATGAAACGCATCAGAAGTATTTGAATTGGGTTGCTCAAGCCTTAAGTTGAACACAGCATGACTTTAACCCAGATTGACATCTACCATCCTAAACTAAACCCAACATAAATATATAGGCTCAACTTACCCAAGCTATGAGGAAGGCCTAGATTGATCTAGACCAAGTTGCAACATTAAGAGGACCTAGATTCATGCCCATTTGCTTGAGAatggatataattttttaaGGAGATAcgttttcttcctttctacacTAAATTAAAAAAGGAGAGTTCTGATTTTGAAATATTCAACTATTATTTCTCAGtcaatttttttgatttaaaataccTTCCACTAAATTTAAGAATACTCTCTACTTCATGAGTATTGCTATATTGGCAAAGAATCTATAATTTCTCATCAGCAAGAAATATGACCTATATTTGCTGCATAATCATGATAATCTAGAACTAAAAGCCTTCAATGAAATGCAAGTCCTAGTCTCCAATCACCAGTAGTGGaaacaagaaaaaaggaaggggaacatatgaaaaagaaaaggtaaaagtctacatcagataaGAAAACCAACAACAAAGTTCATTATGAAGCCTTTGAAAGAGTGATCACGGTGATGTGAGCCGATAGCAAAACCATATAGTTGGCAAAGACAGATACATGAGTTTCACTACAAGGTGAGATGACTGTTTCGAGAAGGCTTGAATCGTACTTTGGATATACGGTGCCGACAACTCCAAAGTAATATGGGGCTCCGATAAGGGGATCAGATTTGGAGACTTTGCTCCCACACAAATTTAGGCTCCAAGGAGGATGGATCGAACCGCACATATTTGGGTACCTGAACCTGAATCTGACACAAGTGGGTAGGTAAAAAATACTTGGGGGCAAAAGACAACTCTCTCCAAGGAACTAGGCAAAATAGCCCCACTCTTGGATAGGCATGATCTCTAAATTTTAGTTTGTCCTCGTCTTTCctatttaaatttttgacaGGAGCTTAAGGATGGATCGTATCTATCTCCGTGCTGGTCTTTTTCAATCTTTGTTTTAATTGGTAAGTAATTTAACCTCCCATAGAGTATATTGGCTTGTATTTTGACATCCCACTGTGGTCTtattttgtcttgtatttctttTGCTTATAtgagtttcttcttttttataatttttatttaatccatttttctttttcattttgtctTTCTCATTTCATCCAATCTCATTTTATAATTTGTATCTAACATTTTTCATGTTTGTATTTTTATTCAACTGTTTACTTTTTAGTAATTTTCTATTTGTATTTTAGTGTGTGTTGATTGCTGAAATTCATATTTGATTTTACCATATTCTTACTTCAATATTTTCTACTCTATGTTATTGTTGTACTTTTTAAGTTGATATGTTCTTAATCTtttgtattatattattttatttcttattatttatttatttgtttattttaaacTAGATTCCATGTGATTCAAAATTctttatatttctttttgctTATCATTTTTTCTTAAATGTGCATTGGATGTGCTTTTTTTGATAGCAACCAATAAATCTGTCAAATGACAATTATGCACCTATGCAAAGAGTAAATACGACCAAAACTGAGGATTGTAGTAATACATCTCAAGGTAGATATTGCTCCAAGATATGCTGTGATATAAGAAGTCTCACTTGACCTTTGTGTTAGCTGTTAACTTGGTGTAGATTATCTCTCCTTGAcctatgcaagcatggacactgAGCCTTCAATTATCTCTCCAGCAGGAGGCCTCTTGCTTGCATCAACTTGCTCTAAATCCCCTTCAAAACCATAACTTTGATACAGATACAAGAAACCTTGGGTTCTGATATACATGTTTTAAAACCTTCACATTTCTTTTTCCGATACCACAACACCCAGCAGTTAAAGAATGCAAAGTTCCTGCACAACGTATCTTTCTCCACAATATTCCACCGATTCATTCACCTGTTCTCTATCCCAGGCTTTGCTTTATTGTCTGAAATCAATGAAAACATGTTCAATCTCAGAAAATGTTTTGAGCCAAACTGAAATAGAGCAATCTTAAAAGGAGTTAAATAGTAGATACACGCTGGAGGTAATATTTGACTTCATTCTAGTGCACTATAGGAATCTGGTTTCATCTTTGCTCCTGAGATGAAATTAGTCCAGTTCATCTGGTGCATGTATACCTGATAAAGACAATAGttaattttcagaaacaaaGCTATTCCAGAAATTGGGCTTACCACTTAAGCTATGCCACAATGACCATTTGGAGGGAAGTGCTGCTTTTTGGATCCTGGACGCTTGTAGCCCTTGAAGGGAGCGCTTGCATAAGAGGGACTGTGATAGCCACAGGTTGGTTTCACTTCAGGTTTGTTTCAtattaaaaaggaaaaggaaggtACAGTCTGCAGCCACTGCATGAAAATGCTCCAAAATTGCGAGTATGGGCTTCCTTTCTTATAGCATTCAATTGTACCACTTTCAGCCAAAGATTGGCCTTGCTTCCTTGATGTCATGTCGTCAAGATCTTTGTTTTTATCTCAGTACAATATTTTCCAATAGTTAGATCGCTCTGTTAGAAATAAGAATCCCATAGTGTGATGGGAATATGATCACTTGCCGAGCAAAGAAATCAACCAACACTCTGTTGAAATTTTAATCCGTTTGATGGTATAGGTCCCCAAGGTGTTACTGTGTACTCCATTTTTTGAGATGTACATGCATGCTTGACCATTTGCCTTTGGATTACAATGATAAAGGTTCTTGGATGATGCCATTATACTCCATTTTCATTTGCATAGCTACCACAATCAACATAGAATAAACCTCTGTTGATTGGGGATGAGCCTTATCATGAGCAATGAATATGTGTAGACCTCCGTCCACCTCAATCTCACTATACCCAGGAAGCTTCTTCACCCCTCTCTTTTCCATTGCTTCGCGCATTGTCTTGGCCTCTTCCCACCGCCTTGCAATGGCATAAACATTTGACAAGCCAATGTACCGTCCATCATGTTCCGGCTCCAATTTGATGAGCCTCTTTCCCACAATCTCTCCCAGCTTCACCCAACCATGGGTCTGACACCCACTAAGCAGAGCACCTAAAACAGAAGCACTCGGCTCGATGGGCATTGTGCTGACGAACTCATATGCCTCCTCCATACAGCCCGCTCGACAAAGAACATCAACCATGCAAGCATAATGTTCAACATGCGGTGTCATGCCTTGGGCTTTGAGGGATCTAAAGAAAGCCCAGGCATCCTCTACCAAGCCTCCATGAGCACAAGAGCTCAACAACCCCAAGTACGTGATCTCATCTGGTACCATGCCCACCCTCTGCATTTCTCTGAACATCTCTACTGACTCTTTGCCCAACCCATGCATTGCGAGCCCCCCAATCATCGCATTCCACATCAACACATCTGTTTTTTGTGTTGGGACGGCATGAAACACTTCAAGACCCTCATGTATGGATCCACATTTGGCATACATGTCAATCAAGGAAGTCAACAGCTCTGGACTTAAGCGTAAGCCATTTTCCTCTAAATGACGGTGCATCTCCCTCCCTTTATCAAGGGCCCCTAAATGCGCACAGGCACACAACACGCTCACCATGGTGACCTCATTGGCTTTTGGCCCACCTGCCTGAGCTTGCATCATCTCGAATAGGGCGAGCGCCTCTCTGTACTCCCCACCTTTCACATACCCATCAATCAGAGCGCTCCAAGACACCACATCCCTCTCCGGCATACGATCAAACGCCTCCCTCGCAGCAGCTATATTTCCACACTTTGCATAGCCATCAACCAGGGCATTCCATGACACGACATTTGGTTGGGAAATTCCATCGAACACCCTCCGGGCAGACAATATATCGTCGCAAGATGCATACAAGTGAATCAAAGAATTCTGGACGAAGAGATCGAATTCCAGCCCACTCTTCGCAATGTGGGCATGGACGGACAGCCCTAAACGGAGGGAGGAGAGGCGGGCGCAGGACTTCGCGAGGAAGGGGAAGGTGAGGTGATCCGGTGAGACCCCGGCACGAAGCATCTCGGTATAGAGAGAAATGGAGGAGTTCGGGTTCTTGGATTTGGAGAAGCCTCGGATGAGAGTGTTATAGATGAAGGTGGTTGGGGCGGGGAAGGGTTCGGAATACCCGGCAAGAGTAATCGATGTCGCCGTAGTCAAAGACGGCGGAGAAGAGGAGTTTGGAGATGAGAAAGTTGTCAGCGGAGAGCCCGTGGGTGGTGATTTGGGCGTGGATTCGCTTCAGCTCGCTCATAGACTTGCATCGCTGTAGGAGGAAGACGAAGCAGCGGTTGAGATGGGGTGACTTGGTCGAGGGTACTGGTAGCATTTGGTGGTTTGGAAGAGCGTTTCATGGTCTAAGCGTTacaaaaccattttttttttcccgctaCAATGGAAAACCTTCTTCAACCTTATGTACTGAAGGACAAAATGGGAGTTCTAGTGAAGATCGAGCGACTTCTTCGGAACTTCTTATAGGGCTCGCATGGAAAGGACCAAGGTGTGCACCTGATGGCATGGGAGAGTATTTGCCTCCCTTTCGGTGAGGGTGGCTTAGGGGTGTTGTCTCTCCTGGAGAGACGGGAGCTGCTCCTCGCCCGGCATGCTTACCCGCTTCATCCTGGAGCCGCAGGGGTTTTAGAGCTGGATCATGACTGTCCGTTATGGGGGGCAGGCCCGAAGGGCTGGACTCGAGTAGGGTGGAGATGCTCCTTTCTGTGGCGTGAGATAGCGAGGTACTTGCCTACGGTGTCGGATTCACACCCGATGGCTGAATAGGCGACGGGCGGAGCATTGATGTGGCCGGGGACCCATGGGTCGACGGCCTCCTCTGCATCTTTGGCCCACTACGGTTAGTGTCGAGGCTGGGGAGGGTCCTACATGTCTGTGATCTTATGACCCCGGGGGGGCCGGTTGGGATGAGACTCGATTGGCCCAATTCTTCGAGGAGCATCTGGCGGAGCGGGTCCGTTCCCTCTTTTTACCACGGAGTGGTGGACTGGATGTACGAGTGTGGAGTTCCTCTACCAGAACCAGGGTCAGGGTGGGCGATCCTTTCCCGCATTCTTAGATGGGAGTATGAGTCTAGTCTGGATTGTGCCTGGATCTGGCGATTGGGACTCCACCTGAGGGTCGCGttgttcctctggaaggtggcctaGGACCACCTTTCCTGCAAGAGCGATACTTGGAGGTCGAGGATTGAGGATTCCATTGGAGTGTGGGGTTTGCAGTATGGTCGAGACGGCGGACCATCGCCTTGTTTCAGTGCACATGGGCTAAAGCTACTTGGCGTTTGGCAGGGGTTCCCGCAGGTGGTGTGGAGCCATGGGGACCAGTTCTTACAGGCCATGCGTCAAGGCTCGAATTCCCCGGTGCTTCATCAGGAGGCGGTTCGAGCGAGTTGCACTGCCTCCATATCTGGTTGGCCAGGAATGCTCGTACATTCGGCGACGACGTTATGTCGCGAGACTTGTGGTCAAGGAGTGCCCGCATTTAGGCGGTTGAGCTGTGTCACACTAATCCCCATTGGAGGGACCATATGATAGGCTCGGGATATCTGGGGGTCCCATTCTGCTTCGGCAATATccgtacggtgtttttcacctgggagcccccaccctcgagtttcctcaaggtcaactttgtgGTCAGTCCTGATGGTGGCACGAGGGGAGGGCGGGTTTTGTTATTCAGTACCCGTTTGCCAGGATTGTGGCGGCTGGGGTAATAAGTTATTTGACACTTCGGTTCCGTGTGCAGAGCTGAGCTGATAGCTGCCTGGGCGGACCTTCGCCATGCCCAGTGCTGTTACAGGCCAGGTCCATCATCCTGGAGGGTGATTCAGCTACcgttatcagttggatccagaGGGTCCAAGGGGTAATGGCTGTGACCATCCATTGCTCTATGACATTTGGGCTGGAGATGGGGAGTTGCCCTTGGTACTCCGAGGTAtcttattttttgactttattgggtgtatccgtaaCCGTCAGATATGATCCACCgtcctagcaaaaaaaaaagacaaaacggGACACCATGAGGCCTCTCCCTTGCTTTCCCATCATATTATAATATTCCTGACCTACGTAGATGTATGCATACTAAAATGATATTATCTATCtatcttatcaaaaaaaaaaaaacccttattCAATGCAGTACATTTCTACAAGAAAAGCTGAAACTTAatggtgtttttttttaaaaaaaaacaaaccttGTTCAATGAGTACATTTCCTACCAGGAGGGCTAAACTTAGTTGTGTTTGCTTGTGGTAAAGATGggcttaaggaaaatcagtatttaTGGATTGGTAATTTAGCCCGCCTCACCATagaatttttttgcataaatatccttcttaatatcAAATTTTGGCATGAACACCCTTCTAAATTCATATTTGCATGATATGCCCTCGTAAAACAGTCATTTTAttgttttaccttttttttattctttatttttggatacatacccatgccatctaacgcccattagaaaattaatggttttaaaactaaaatgactaaaatattcttaatgggtagatatacaaaaaaaaaaatatttataaggcgattgcaatgagaaagaaaaaaattaaaaattttattttattttaattaaaataaatatgatttttattaaaggCATTAGAAAAACCATTATATTAGAGCATTTgtataaaaatagtattttatgaggataatataaaaataaaactaaatttaaaaggatattcatacgaatttaaatttttagaatggTATTCATGCAAACCCCACAACCCCCCCCAATATATAATTCTCCATAAATTTTTTGGAgacaaaaataatttataaaattttttttttactttatctgatCCAATTCTTCCAATCCGTCTGGGTGTAACTATACCCCATTCCGAAATTCCACCTATGGACAACTCACCCATCTCCAGCCTATAGGATACTACCTGGAATGAATGGCTACATAAGCCAGCCATCCAGTCCGCAGCCCCCGTTAACTTCACAAAACAAACATGCTTGCCTGGAAGCGGCCCCCTCATCCCTCACCTTTGTCCAGACCTATCTCGGAGCAATGGGTGGACAAACCATTACACCCTAGGGCTCTCCCCGGATTCCAACTGTATGCACGTGGCCGAGTCCTTTCAGGACAATGGAACTGGGCCCGTAACACACACTGGGGCGTGATGAAGGCCCGCCCATGCGATCCTCAGCTCCCGTACTCGGAACCGATATATCAAAAAGTTGACTGCCTCCTGCAGCCACGACCTTAGCAGACGGGTCCCAAATAACAAACCCACGGCCACCCCTCGAACCTCCGTCCAATACagacccatcgaagttgaccttgagaaaactcaGAGGTGGGGGGTTCCCAGGGTGAAAAAACACCGTACATGATACTGCCGAAGCAAATGGaaaccccagatgtcccgaacTGTCAAGGTTCTTACGTCAGGTATGATGTGGTTGAGCTTCGTCGCTTGGACACGAGCACTCTCCACCAACAAATCTCGGCGACGCAATGCGACTCACCAAAGGTTTGAGCATTCCTAGCCAGCCAGATCTGGTAGGACGTGCAAATCGCTCAAGCTGCCTCCTGGCGAACCAATGGGGACTCCAAACATCGGCGCATGGCCTATAGGAACTGGTCTCTTCGGCCTCGAACCTTCCGCGGGATCTCTGCCAGTCGCCAAGTCGCCCTAGCCCATGTGCACTAAAAGCATGGTTCACCGTCTTGTCCACACCAGTCCCCACATACTGAAGAATTCTCAGTCCTCGTCCACTAAGTACTGCTCTTGTCGGAAGACGGTCCCAGACCACCTTCCAAAGGAACAGTGCTGCCCTCGGGTGGAGTCCCAATCGCCATATCTAGGCGTAGTCTGGCCCAAGCTCATACTACCGCCAGAGAATGCGGGAGAGGTCGCCCACCCTGACGTTGGTTCTGGTAGAGGTGCTTCAGACCCGCACGTTCGGACCTACACACCTATGTAACGAGAGGGAACGGACCCTCTCAGCCAGATGCCCTCCAAAAATTTGGACCAGCCTAGACTTGTCCCAAGCAGCACCCCCAGGGCCACGGAGATCACAGACCTGCAGACCCTCCGCCGCCTCAACACTAACCAAAGTTGGCCAATGTTGCAAGGAGAGGGCATCTACCCACGGGTCCTCAGCCACATCAATACTGCGCCCATCACCTATCAGCCATCTAGTGTGCATCAACGCAGTAGGCAGGTAACTCGCAATCTCTCGCCATAGAAAGAAACATCTCTGCCCTCGTACCAGTGCCTCAGGGCCCATCCACCCATAGTGGGCTGCCATGGTCCGACTCCAGAACCCCTGCGGCTCCAAAAAGAACTGGACTACATGCCGGGCAATGAGCACCTCCCGTCTCTCCAAGAGAGACAGAACCCGAAGGTCACCCGCACTGAATGGGAGGCAGATGCTCTTCCATGCCACCAGATGCACC
This genomic window from Phoenix dactylifera cultivar Barhee BC4 unplaced genomic scaffold, palm_55x_up_171113_PBpolish2nd_filt_p 002778F, whole genome shotgun sequence contains:
- the LOC120103980 gene encoding LOW QUALITY PROTEIN: pentatricopeptide repeat-containing protein At5g08305-like (The sequence of the model RefSeq protein was modified relative to this genomic sequence to represent the inferred CDS: deleted 1 base in 1 codon), with product MLPVPSTKSPHLNRCFVFLLQRCKSMSELKRIHAQITTHGLSADNFLISKLLFSAVFDYGDIDYSCRVFRTLPAPTTFIYNTLIRGFSKSKNPNSSISLYTEMLRAGVSPDHLTFPFLAKSCARLSSLRLGLSVHAHIAKSGLEFDLFVQNSLIHLYASCDDILSARRVFDGISQPNVVSWNALVDGYAKCGNIAAAREAFDRMPERDVVSWSALIDGYVKGGEYREALALFEMMQAQAGGPKANEVTMVSVLCACAHLGALDKGREMHRHLEENGLRLSPELLTSLIDMYAKCGSIHEGLEVFHAVPTQKTDVLMWNAMIGGLAMHGLGKESVEMFREMQRVGMVPDEITYLGLLSSCAHGGLVEDAWAFFRSLKAQGMTPHVEHYACMVDVLCRAGCMEEAYEFVSTMPIEPSASVLGALLSGCQTHGWVKLGEIVGKRLIKLEPEHDGRYIGLSNVYAIARRWEEAKTMREAMEKRGVKKLPGYSEIEVDGGLHIFIAHDKAHPQSTEVYSMLIVVAMQMKMEYNGIIQEPLSL